The sequence AGACAAATCAGGTGCCCGATGTTTACTCCTCTATCTTGAGACGTAAACGGAGGAGCTAGCACTAACATGCTGACGCCAACCAAAGCGATTCCGCTAGAGACGATTTGCATACGAGTAAATCGAGCGCCGTAAAAAAGCTGACCTATCGCCAAGATAGCAATGGGAACAAGTCCCTGAATAACGCCATTTTCTGACAGTGAAATATAGTCCAACGAGAGAAACGAAAGAAAGCTAAACAAACCTTGGCCAACGACACCACATACCAACAACTTGAATAGATCGCTCCGATTATCCCAACTAAACGCCAACTTCGGTTTGCTTTGAGTTTTCTTGTGGATCATTGCTGAGAAAATCAGGACTAAAGATAAAACAAAGAATGCCATCATGTAGCGTAGCCACACCAACAATCGCGCATCAATGGTTTGTAATGGCAAGGTAGCTAATGCGCCCTCAGAGCCCCATAACAACCCCACGCCAATCGCTGCCATCCAACCTTTAGTCACTGATTTCATCACTTAGCTCGCTTCTGGTGTTGCTTTTTTATCGCACGCTAAATTTTCTGAAGATTGTTCTTCCTGCTTTGTCTCAAACTTCGTGAACACGTAAAGTGCGACCACAATTAATGAAACAACGATGGTTTTGCCCATTGCCATCTGTTCGCCAAGTGTTAAAACCGCCACTAAGTAGCCAACCAAAGGCATGAGATTTAATGCCATCGTTGCCTTTTCGACACCGATACGCTTGAAAGAATACAATTGAATCAAGTAGCTACCGCCAGAGATACCCGTACCTAAGAAAATAAGCAAAGCAATTAACAGCGGGCTAGAGAAGATAATGTAAATCTGAGATAGGTCTAAGCCCATGGTCAATACAACGATGATGCCCATTACTGCAACTGAGATGTATTGGTAAAGCATAGAAACAACTGAACCGTATTTGTCCGCTAAACTAGCTCGTAAGTGAGCTGTCCACGCTAACGCCAGCATTGAACACGTCACGTAAACGTAACCTAGTAGTGGCGTACCACCTTCAATGGAGTTTGTCGGACCAACACTCATTGCGTAAATACAAACCGCCGAAGCAATAAAAGCACCCCACTGAATCTTGTTCATGCGGAAGTTCATAAACATCATGCCAAAGAAAACCGTCGCGAACGGCTGCATGCCTTGAATAACACCGTTTTCAGTCGCACCAATGTGAGAAAGAGAAAGGAAGTTGAACAGTGAAAACACCCCTTGTCCAACGATGCCACAAAGCGCAATGCGACCAATATCTTTGGTATCGATCTTTAACGAAGAACCCAAGTCAGCGCTCAAGCTTTTACTACGTGATGTAAAAAAGAAAATGATGGAAAGGCCAATTACCGCAGTAACGTAGCGGAAAAATACCAATGTCATCGGGTCAACAGCCATAGAGAGCGGCTTAGATACCACCCCAGTTACGCCCCAGATACAGGCAACAGCAATGGCAGCAGTCCATCCTAAAAATGTGTCTCTGTTTGTTGTGTTCATCTGTCTATCTTCCATAATTTTTAGGTAACGGCGGTGCGCACACCGCCTTATTACTCATAATTTTATTTAGTGGTTTTTCGCTAGTTAACGTCTGTCGCCGTTTTCAGCTGAGGCGCTTTTTTCTTCGCCTTACCAAACTTCATGAACAACATCATTGAGCCAATAACGACTGCAATCGCTAGTAGTCGCATTGGCGTTACCGCTTC is a genomic window of Vibrio crassostreae containing:
- a CDS encoding DMT family transporter; translation: MNTTNRDTFLGWTAAIAVACIWGVTGVVSKPLSMAVDPMTLVFFRYVTAVIGLSIIFFFTSRSKSLSADLGSSLKIDTKDIGRIALCGIVGQGVFSLFNFLSLSHIGATENGVIQGMQPFATVFFGMMFMNFRMNKIQWGAFIASAVCIYAMSVGPTNSIEGGTPLLGYVYVTCSMLALAWTAHLRASLADKYGSVVSMLYQYISVAVMGIIVVLTMGLDLSQIYIIFSSPLLIALLIFLGTGISGGSYLIQLYSFKRIGVEKATMALNLMPLVGYLVAVLTLGEQMAMGKTIVVSLIVVALYVFTKFETKQEEQSSENLACDKKATPEAS
- a CDS encoding DMT family transporter, which encodes MKSVTKGWMAAIGVGLLWGSEGALATLPLQTIDARLLVWLRYMMAFFVLSLVLIFSAMIHKKTQSKPKLAFSWDNRSDLFKLLVCGVVGQGLFSFLSFLSLDYISLSENGVIQGLVPIAILAIGQLFYGARFTRMQIVSSGIALVGVSMLVLAPPFTSQDRGVNIGHLICLLSVLSFASVTHLRAQLAEKYGATCTMHYQFGFAAVGFFIYLLVSGIDVPSLLLVIRPSWSLLCIIVLGGFVSGLGYIAYIYGIERVGVEGSSMALNLIPMSAFFIAVLVFGEPITPFRALAVGLIIVAMMLFAASNKSREMTSKTVLTN